Proteins encoded together in one Streptomyces sp. NBC_01216 window:
- a CDS encoding ADP-ribosylglycohydrolase family protein → MLAPGGPAAVTRPGVRAPRHRVEGLLLGLAAGDAAGWPAARHRAARMPEWTRRLARELDTFAEQNATTTLPVPIALNQPSEPLRLGPSDDAEWAVFTAEALLASSGPLFASLPPGRRTRAALDLAWNSLAGRIAAADRAPEVESAVLPLRARISVRAGLGNLATGLRPPATGHDNPHYFDDAACVRATVLALAHPGDPLSAAALAEFDARYTQDGDGVHGARAMAAALSVALCGAPVDDAVEAALAQLPAATEIGRNARLAVAMARDATSAFALVPPLEHQIVDHVYSYGIAAAETVPVALALATAARGEVVCAVPAAACLSRVADSAPALAGALTGALGGADGLPASWRDACRTLAGCALPRLAGTDLVELAGRLGDRELTTPGGQFRHDTHTG, encoded by the coding sequence CTGCTCGCCCCTGGGGGTCCGGCGGCGGTCACCCGGCCGGGCGTCCGGGCGCCCCGCCACCGCGTCGAGGGCCTGTTGCTCGGCCTCGCGGCGGGCGACGCGGCGGGCTGGCCCGCGGCCCGGCACCGGGCCGCCCGCATGCCGGAGTGGACGCGCCGCCTCGCCCGCGAACTCGACACCTTCGCCGAACAGAACGCCACCACGACGCTTCCCGTCCCCATCGCCCTCAACCAGCCCTCCGAACCGCTGCGTCTGGGCCCTTCCGACGACGCCGAATGGGCCGTCTTCACCGCCGAGGCCCTCCTCGCCTCCTCCGGGCCCCTGTTCGCCTCGCTGCCGCCCGGGCGCAGGACGCGAGCCGCCCTCGACCTCGCCTGGAACTCCCTGGCGGGCCGGATCGCCGCCGCCGACCGCGCGCCCGAGGTCGAGTCGGCCGTGCTGCCCCTGCGTGCCCGGATCTCCGTGCGCGCCGGCCTCGGCAACCTCGCCACCGGCCTGCGCCCGCCCGCGACCGGACACGACAACCCGCACTACTTCGACGACGCCGCCTGTGTGCGCGCCACCGTGCTCGCCCTCGCCCACCCCGGGGACCCGCTCTCCGCCGCCGCGCTGGCCGAGTTCGACGCCCGGTACACCCAGGACGGCGACGGTGTCCACGGCGCCCGCGCGATGGCCGCCGCCCTCTCCGTCGCCCTGTGCGGGGCTCCGGTCGACGACGCCGTGGAGGCCGCGCTCGCCCAGCTGCCCGCCGCCACCGAGATCGGCCGCAACGCACGGCTGGCCGTGGCGATGGCCCGGGACGCGACGAGCGCCTTCGCGCTGGTGCCCCCGCTGGAGCACCAGATCGTCGACCACGTCTACAGCTACGGCATCGCCGCCGCCGAGACCGTGCCGGTCGCCCTCGCCCTGGCCACCGCCGCGCGCGGCGAGGTGGTCTGCGCCGTACCGGCCGCCGCCTGCCTCTCCCGGGTCGCCGACTCGGCACCGGCTCTCGCGGGTGCGCTCACCGGCGCGCTCGGCGGCGCCGACGGCCTGCCCGCCAGCTGGCGCGACGCCTGCCGCACCCTGGCCGGCTGCGCCCTCCCCCGGCTCGCGGGTACGGACCTCGTCGAACTCGCCGGGCGGCTCGGAGACAGGGAACTGACCACCCCAGGTGGACAATTCAGACATGACACCCACACTGGATGA